A single genomic interval of Electrophorus electricus isolate fEleEle1 chromosome 4, fEleEle1.pri, whole genome shotgun sequence harbors:
- the st14a gene encoding ST14 transmembrane serine protease matriptase a, with translation MDPMDSGMRYNPSSSDKDWEKEVMFLPASDSKKLEKKRRPGKVGSIIGLVVFTAVLALMIGLMVWHFHYRRDSKMKMKMYSGAMHITNQVFDNAYDNPNSTQFKALAKQVATQLRNIYSKTPPLHKFYVDSTVQAFSEGSVMAYYLSEFHVPASQEATVDSTMSTINDIISKQQRSSNLQGSLVFDSIVTSAVDSRMFSKASFQRYSTRLVSDQSQVIDSPGFPNYPYPSNTAVQWQLRADPGSVIILNFSTFRLEANCQNDSVKVYDSLAPIESRLMAEQCGIYNQNSFLSFLSSGNVMLITLVTNEEGNYPGFRAFASQVAKANSKATTCGGALSGMSGTLKSPNYPNYYPPLIKCEWTIQVPANMHVKLVFSKFMMSVGMPNSCLKDYVQVNDEKLCGDLPSNTVKTSNSNQMTIVFYSDASHVDRGFNATYSAFEPTNPCPDKFLCNNKRCVNIALRCDGWNDCGDSSDEKNCQCDSTMISCKNGLCKPMFWKCDGVDDCGDKTDEMNCASCKAGEFACANGVCILEKQKCDQKDDCGDHSDETDCGRMSTHACLATNYKCQNGQCVTKENPECDGENDCEDGSDENTCGNCGKHPIKTSRIVGGQDATEGEWPWQVSLHIKNSVHVCGASLISESWLVTAAHCVQDEPKMKLSQPGTWEVYLGLHSQKQLDKAVKRYLKRVIGHPSYNEYTYDFDIALMELDQPVKFTDTIRPICLPSATYVFPVGKSVWITGWGATREGGSGAMVLQKAEVRIINSTVCNSLMNGQITSRMMCAGVLAGGVDACQGDSGGPLSSSIPAGRMFLAGVVSWGDGCARRNKPGIYSTVPKFRAWIKEQTGV, from the exons GACAAGGACTGGGAGAAGGAAGTCATGTTCCTGCCAGCATCAGACTCCAAGAAGCTAGAGAAGAAGCGTCGCCCAGGGAAGGTGGGCAGCATCATTGGCCTGGTGGTCTTCACGGCCGTCCTGGCTTTGATGATCGGCCTGATGGTGTGGCATTTCCACT ACCGTAGGGATtcgaagatgaagatgaagatgtaCAGTGGCGCTATGCACATCACAAATCAGGTGTTTGACAATGCTTATGACAACCCCAACAGCACGCAGTTTAAGGCCCTGGCAAAACAGGTAGCAACTCAG TTGAGAAACATCTACTCCAAGACTCCACCATTGCATAAGTTTTATGTTGACTCTACCGTACAAGCCTTCAG TGAGGGCAGCGTAATGGCATATTATCTGTCCGAGTTCCATGTCCCAGCTTCCCAGGAGGCTACTGTGGATTCTACCATGAGCACCATAAACGACATTATAAGCAAACAGCAGCGCTCCTCAAATCTGCAAGGAAGCCTGGTCTTTGACAGCATAGTGACTTCAG CTGTGGATTCACGCATGTTCTCAAAGGCTT CGTTTCAGAGGTACAGCACCCGCCTCGTGTCAGACCAGTCACAGGTGATCGATTCGCCAGGGTTTCCCAACTACCCGTACCCAtcaaacacagcagtgcagtggcAGCTACGAGCTGACCCAGGCAGCGTCATCATTCTGAACTTCAGCACCTTCCGCCTGGAGGCAAACTGCCAGAACGACTCTGTGAAGGTGTATGACTCGCTGGCCCCCATCGAGAGTCGCCTCATGGCTGA gcaATGTGGAATATACAACCAGAATAGTTTTCTCAGCTTCCTCTCTTCGGGAAATGTGATGCTGATCACCCTGGTTACCAACGAGGAGGGCAATTATCCTGGCTTCAGAGCATTTGCATCTCAGGTGGCAAAGGCCAACTCTAAAG CGACAACTTGTGGTGGAGCTTTGAGTGGAATGTCTGGAACCTTAAAATCTCCCAACTACCCCAACTATTACCCTCCCCTGATCAAGTGTGAGTGGACCATCCAG GTTCCAGCTAATATGCATGTGAAGCTGGTTTTCTCCAAATTCATGATGTCTGTGGGTATGCCAAACTCCTGTCTGAAGGATTATGTCCAGGTCAATGATGAAAA ATTGTGTGGTGACCTGCCTTCTAACACAGTGAAGACCAGTAACTCAAACCAAATGACTATAGTGTTCTACTCTGACGCATCACACGTGGACAGAGGCTTTAATGCCACCTACTCAGCCTTTGAACCCACTAACC CCTGCCCGGATAAGTTCCTGTGCAACAACAAACGCTGTGTCAACATAGCCCTGCGCTGTGACGGCTGGAATGACTGTGGAGACAGCAGTGATGAAAAGAACTGCc AGTGTGACAGTACCATGATCAGCTGTAAGAATGGTTTGTGTAAGCCCATGTTCTGGAAGTGTGATGGCGTTGATGACTGTGGAGACAAGACTGATGAAATGAACTGTG CCTCTTGTAAGGCAGGTGAGTTTGCATGTGCAAATGGTGTCTGTATCTTGGAGAAGCAGAAGTGTGATCAAAAAGACGACTGCGGCGATCATTCGGACGAAACTGATTGTGGAAGAA TGTCCACCCATGCATGTCTGGCGACCAATTACAAATGCCAGAATGGCCAGTGCGTAACTAAGGAGAACCCAGAGTGTGATGGCGAGAACGACTGTGAGGATGGTTCTGATGAGAACACCTGTGGAA ACTGTGGAAAGCACCCTATTAAAACCTCTCGCATAGTGGGTGGGCAGGATGCAACAGAGGGGGAGTGGCCTTGGCAGGTCAGCCTTCACATCAAgaactctgtgcatgtgtgcggtGCGTCATTAATCAGCGAGAGCTGGCTTGTGACTGCAGCTCACTGCGTCCAGGACGAACCCAAAATGAA gCTCTCTCAGCCAGGGACGTGGGAGGTCTACCTGGGCCTCCATTCTCAGAAACAGCTGGACAAAGCTGTGAAGCGCTACCTTAAACGGGTCATCGGCCACCCCAGTTACAACGAATACACCTATGACTTCGACATCGCTCTGATGGAGCTGGACCAGCCCGTCAAATTCACCGACACCATCCGACCCATCTGCCTCCCCTCTGCCACCTACGTGTTCCCCGTGGGCAAGTCGGTGTGGATCACAGGCTGGGGCGCCACCAGGGAGGGAG gatctGGTGCAATGGTGTTGCAGAAGGCAGAGGTGCGCATCATCAACAGCACTGTGTGTAATTCCCTAATGAACGGACAGATCACCTCACGCATGATGTGTGCTGGAGTCCTAGCTGGTGGGGTTGATGCCTGTCAG GGTGACTCGGGTGGCCCCCTTTCCAGTTCCATTCCCGCTGGGCGAATGTTTCTGGCCGGTGTGGTAAGCTGGGGCGACGGATGTGCCCGCAGGAACAAGCCTGGCATTTATAGCACCGTCCCCAAATTCCGTGCCTGGATCAAAGAGCAAACGGGAGTTTAA
- the LOC113585902 gene encoding LOW QUALITY PROTEIN: lipase member H-like (The sequence of the model RefSeq protein was modified relative to this genomic sequence to represent the inferred CDS: inserted 2 bases in 1 codon) translates to MGIKHVWDPERPTVVIAPGRRATTGPPRWVRTMAHELWAVGQENVLAVDWLVPADMELTEAAKQIGKKLAQAIQQLLVKGSAPDMFHLIGFGVGAHIAGIAGSSRNGTISRITGLDPFVXLFSGANSSVHLDYTDAQYVDVIHTNFNPIEPMPALGFSRPLGHVDFYTGSGSRLPGCPKGLFKREQYLLCSHQRAWKIYISSIQRPCHHLAFPCQSLEHFQRAHCTLCRWPGLSTCPEMGYDITWLPTSRPLPFQPLTAFLVISSPPPYCVTPFLLELSVGGNISMQARLHVQLHVQSPCQPIRWPDMMQFVAHKVYRFMVSADTAGDFQTISLEFSTQCLLYFEWRKRSLWIRHLLLSYLAIDRRIAFQAWNLTAVENQKVVVALERILV, encoded by the exons ATGGGCATAAAA CATGTGTGGGACCCAGAGAGACCCACGGTGGTCATTGCCCCAGGCAGACGAGCCACTACAGGGCCACCCCGCTGGGTGAGGACCATGGCCCACGAGCTCTGGGCTGTTGGCCAGGAGAATGTCCTCGCTGTGGACTGGCTGGTTCCAGCTGATATGGAGCTGACTGAAGCAGCTAAACAGATCGGGAAGAAGCTGGCTCAAGCCATCCAGCAGCTGCTG GTTAAGGGGTCAGCCCCAGATATGTTTCACTTGATTGGCTTTGGAGTTGGAGCACATATTGCTGGCATTGCTGGCTCCAGTAGGAATGGCACTATTAGCAGAATTACAG GCCTCGATCCTTTTGT CCTGTTTTCTGGAGCCAACAGTTCAGTCCACCTGGATTACACCGATGCGCAGTATGTCGATGTGATCCATACCAACTTCAATC CTATTGAGCCCATGCCTGCTCTTGGGTTCTCCAGACCTCTTGGCCATGTTGATTTCTACACTGGCAGTGGATCCAGGTTACCAGGATGTCCCAAAGGACTTTTCAAAA GAGAACAATACCTGCTATGCAGCCATCAGCGTGCCTGGAAGATTTACATCAGCTCCATTCAGAGACCCTGTCATCATTTAGCATTCCCCTGCCAGTCGCTGGAGCACTTCCAGCGTGCACACTGTACACTCTGCCGCTGGCCTGGCCTCAGTACCTGCCCAGAAATGG GATATGACATCACTTGGCTTCCTACCAGTCGGCCCCTCCCATTCCAGCCCCTGACTGCATTTCTGGTCATTTCATCTCCTCCACCTTACTGT GTCACTCCTTTCCTGCTGGAACTCAGTGTTGGAGGGAACATCTCAATGCAGGCCAGGCTCCATGTTCAGCTCCATGTTCAGTCACCATGTCAACCAATACGTTG GCCTGACATGATGCAGTTTGTTGCACACAAGGTCTATCGGTTTATGGTCTCAGCGGACACTGCTGGAGATTTTCAGACCATTTCACTTGAGTTCAGCACTCAGTGTTTGCTTTACTTTGAATGGAGGAAAAGGAGTCTTTGGATTCGCCATCTTCTGCTGTCCTATCTGGCCATAGACAGAAG GATTGCTTTCCAAGCATGGAATTTAACAGCAGTGGAAAACCAAAAGGTTGTAGTAGCGCTAGAGAGGATTTTGGTGTAG
- the dhx34 gene encoding probable ATP-dependent RNA helicase DHX34: protein MCDKRGDTQEWDWGSPQCRAQLDEVFFRQHDYIQARGAEHAEFWTFFERFQRFKAKKEMAGSREGKARKKGATGAADLGLPKEYDPRYRINVSVRTRDVEDRLEGSRRRTPTGPGSQEIAECRLALLHFLDFTQKQSFGKLVKLRREQRNLPIFQYRDRILDLVRNYPAVVVAGDTGCGKSTQVPQYLMSSGFSHIACTQPRRIACISLAKRVSMESLNQYGSKVGYQIRFETSRTPATKLLFLTEGLLLRQLQQDGQLSRYSVVVVDEVHERHLHCDFLLGVLRSLLSQRTDMRLVLMSATINIALFSSYFGGAPVLQVPGRLFPIQVIYQPIPPEEQASRSEKLDPRPYLRVLQGIDQRYPAEERGDLLLFLSGMAEISTILEACQTYASHTGRWIILPLHSTLSIAQQDKVFDIAPPGVRKCIISTNIAETSVTIDGVRFVADSGKVKEMSFDPKAKMQRLQEFWISRASSEQRKGRAGRTGPGVCYRLYAESDYEAFAPYPVPEIHRVALDSLVLQMKSMGLGDPRSFPFIDPPPASSIQTAITYLKQQGALDTRGELTPIGRLLSQLPVDVVIGKLLVLGSLFNLVEPVLTIAAALSVQSPFLRTAQHNPDCSTARQPLNSDLGDPFTLLNTFNAWVQVKGERGGGSRKWCRRRGLEEQRLYEMANLRRQFKELLKSHGLLEEGGQDRVSAEGRAQRRERLSERQRLHQLHREHQLQEGRRRKVLRLDEGAEGPSSGSDTDTPPSASKDQEGAANSMDIQEVKFKLRHNVSELREAACASADMSSRQTALLRLLLCRGLYPQLALPDEHNATRKDSEQVFHTRNKQGIVIHPTSVFASDPEVLHVPEHESSALGAGKEESSKHQLLAFVTLLETNRPYVSNCVRLPVLQALLLVADSVDSNADCTRLVLDGWVELGMADAEAALKPLSSALTLRAEWERLLQAQLGHAGPASTSGLGFTGPKPARRELDKLREGLVRFLLYTEVNYSLKRLTGLQAQNLYVGPQVGHSELTLPPLFPGMQSEPDPVKGGLRITNYFTYNCLCDSKDLYSECLRTFWSCPHCDLHMPFTPLERMQHEATCRPAEEQQPEEDPDTVKTAASSSLTRLYHCDVCNKSLNLTSTEILRHKRQHLA from the exons ATGTGTGACAAGCGAGGGGACACCCAGGAATGGGACTGGGGTAGCCCACAGTGTCGTGCCCAGCTGGATGAGGTCTTTTTCCGCCAGCATGACTACATCCAGGCGAGAGGTGCTGAGCACGCGGAGTTCTGGACCTTCTTCGAGCGCTTTCAACGATTTAAAGCCAAAAAGGAGATGGCAGGGTCGCGTGAAGGCAAAGCCCGAAAGAAAGGTGCGACCGGAGCAGCAGATCTTGGACTCCCGAAAGAATACGACCCCCGATACAGAATAAATGTTTCCGTGCGCACCCGCGACGTGGAGGATCGGCTCGAGGGCTCGCGGCGCAGGACCCCCACTGGTCCGGGTAGCCAAGAGATTGCGGAGTGTCGCCTTGCGCTGCTCCACTTCCTAGACTTCACCCAGAAGCAGAGCTTCGGCAAACTGGTCAAATTACGACGGGAGCAGAGGAACCTGCCCATCTTCCAGTACCGGGACAGGATCTTGGACCTGGTCAGGAACTACCCAGCAGTAGTAGTGGCCGGTGACACGGGCTGCGGAAAGTCCACCCAGGTTCCGCAGTATCTGATGTCGTCAGGCTTCAGCCACATCGCCTGTACGCAGCCGCGCCGAATCGCGTGTATCTCCCTCGCTAAGAGGGTCAGCATGGAGAGTCTCAACCAGTATGGCTCCAAG GTGGGCTACCAGATCCGCTTCGAGACGAGTCGCACGCCGGCCACCAAGCTCCTGTTCCTGACCGAGGGGCTGCTTCTgaggcagctgcagcaggacgGCCAGCTGAGCCGCTACAGCGTGGTGGTCGTGGACGAGGTTCACGAGAGACACCTGCACTGCGACTTCCTGCTGGGGGTGCTGCGCTCGCTGCTCAGCCAGCGCACCGACATGCGTCTCGTCCTCATGTCCGCCACCATCAACATCGCCCTGTTCTCCAGCTACTTCGGTGGCGCCCCCGTGCTGCAGGTGCCAGGCAGGCTCTTCCCTATCCAG GTGATCTACCAGCCCATCCCCCCAGAGGAGCAGGCGTCGCGCTCAGAGAAGCTGGACCCGCGGCCGTACCTGCGTGTGCTGCAGGGCATTGACCAGCGCTACCCGGCTGAGGAGCGCGGCGacttgctcctcttcctcagtggcATGGCGGAGATTTCCACCATCCTGGAGGCATGTCAGACCTACGCCTCGCACACCGGGCGCTGGATCATCCTGCCTCTACACAGCACCCTGTCCATCGCCCAGCAGGACAAG GTATTTGACATTGCACCTCCGGGGGTGAGGAAGTGCATCATCTCCACTAACATAGCTGAGACGTCCGTGACCATCGATGGAGTACGCTTTGTAGCGGACTCAG GTAAAGTGAAGGAGATGAGCTTTGACCCCAAGGCAAAGATGCAGAGACTGCAAGAATTCTGGATCAGTCGCGCCAGCTCCGAGCAGAGGAAGGGCCGCGCCGGGCGAACGGGCCCGGGCGTCTGTTACCGCCTCTACGCCGAGTCCGACTACGAGGCTTTTGCCCCATACCCAGTCCCCGAGATCCACAGGGTGGCGCTAGACTCACTAGTGCTACAG atgaaaAGTATGGGTCTGGGGGATCCTCGTTCTTTTCCTTTTATAGATCCTCCTCCAGCCTCCAGCATTCAAACTGCCATTACGTATCTGAAGCAGCAGGGGGCGCTAGACACAAGGGGGGAGCTTACACCCATTGGCAGGTTGCTGTCCCAGCTGCCTGTGGACGTGGTTATCG GTAAATTGCTGGTCCTGGGGTCTCTCTTTAACCTGGTGGAGCCGGTGTTAACAATAGCTGCAGCGCTGAGTGTTCAGTCGCCATTTCTGCGCACTGCTCAGCATAACCCAGACTGCTCCACAGCACGCCAACCCCTGAACAGTGACCTGGGAGACCCCTTCACCCTACTCAACACCTTCAATGCATGGGTGCAG gtgaaaggggagagaggaggcggCTCCAGGAAGTGGTGTAGAAGGAGGGGTCTGGAGGAACAGCGGCTGTATGAGATGGCAAACCTGAGACGACAGTTCAAG gagctGTTGAAGAGTCACGGGCTGCTAGAGGAGGGGGGGCAGGACAGGGTCTCGGCAGAGGGCCGCGCCCAGCGTAGAGAGCGTCTGAGCGAGCGCCAGCGTCTGCACCAGCTGCACAGGGAACACCAGCTGCAGGAGGGCCGGCGGAGGAAGGTCCTCCGGCTGGATGAGGGCGCGGAGGGCCCATCCTCCGGCTCGGATACGGACACGCCGCCATCGGCCAGCAAGGACCAGGAGGGTGCAGCGAACAGCATGGACATCCAG GAGGTGAAGTTCAAACTGCGTCATAACGTGAGCGAGCTCCGAGAAGCTGCGTGCGCCAGTGCAGACATGTCGTCTCGGCAGACGGCTCTGCTCAGGCTGCTGCTCTGCCGTGGCCTCTACCCACAATTGGCGCTGCCCGACGAGCACAACGCCACCCGCAAGGACTCGGAGCAG GTGTTTCATACTCGTAACAAGCAAGGCATCGTCATACACCCCACTAGTGTCTTTGCCTCTGACCCAGAGGTCCTGCATGTTCCTGAGCATGAGAGCAGCGCGTTGG gTGCTGGTAAGGAGGAGAGCAGTAAGCATCAGTTGTTGGCATTCGTCACTCTGCTGGAGACTAACAGGCCATATGTGTCCAACTGCGTACGTCTTCCTGTGCTGCAG GCTTTGCTGCTGGTGGCAGACTCTGTGGACAGTAACGCAGATTGCACACGCTTGGTGCTGGATGGTTGGGTGGAGCTGGGCATGGCTGATGCAGAGGCGGCGCTGAAGCCACTCTCCTCCGCCCTCACACTCAGGGCGGAGTGGGAGAGGCTGCTCCAGGCCCAGCTGGGCCATGCTGGCCCTGCCTCCACCTCGGGCCTGGGGTTCACCGGCCCAAAACCGGCCCGCCGTGAGCTGGACAAACTCAGAGAGGGACTCGTGCGTTTCCTGCTCTACACGGAG GTGAATTATAGCCTGAAGCGTCTGACTGGACTTCAGGCCCAGAACCTGTACGTGGGGCCTCAGGTGGGCCACTCTGAGCTCACCCTGCCACCACTCTTCCCTGGCATGCAGAGTGAACCAGACCCTGTTAAAGGAGGCCTGCGTATCACCAACTACTTCACCTACAATTGCCTCTGT gACTCTAAAGACCTGTACAGTGAGTGTCTGCGGACGTTTTGGTCCTGCCCTCACTGTGACCTGCACATGCCTTTCACGCCTCTGGAGCGCATGCAGCATGAGGCCACCTGCAGGCCAGCAGAGGAACAGCAACCTGAAGAGG ACCCTGACACAGTTAAGACTGCAGCTTCGTCCAGTCTGACCAGGCTGTACCACTGTGATGTCTGCAACAAATCCCTGAATCTCACCTCCACTGAGATACTCCGACACAAGCGACAGCACCTGGCCTGA
- the spred3 gene encoding LOW QUALITY PROTEIN: sprouty-related, EVH1 domain-containing protein 3 (The sequence of the model RefSeq protein was modified relative to this genomic sequence to represent the inferred CDS: substituted 1 base at 1 genomic stop codon), which translates to MEGDVRVRAVVMTRDDSSGGWVPLGGGGLSHVVICKGRSSEGRGRREYVIRGERLRDRAPVLECAVQKGLVYNKVNPIFHHWRVDERKFGLTFQSPADAVSFEKGLQSVLDKLDRGSDSPSSSTPEEGDTEDDGQAVSLFPVFFINRITTVSTNLCQSQPEENKASGSTLLMICSLSXSHTGSESSSNSRKEMLPKPITIVTSESSSTCFMRSAAEEFGYGAGHIGTTHTPAQVHTRPAQHQLAQVTAVLNPPAPPPPPPAPPTPPLAPTASSPLSPTISLLEEGDLRSLDPCKDLWGSRGYEDYRRAGATRTKVGGLTGGVVVGGGPDKSELCVVRFQKELAGVGTTGCEVTVRLDTKGSQRRSSPTCTSNAAPGASSAGGSPPETGKGSPSPCCIHTSLATPRSRTRKRGGSSGGGASGGGDAVSPDDDSPCPQGSSSCSSRCVYCRSVFSASENGRGRCRDAPDPALRCLRQWTCVWCAESLLYHCMSDSEGEFWEPCSCEDSLGRRPHPLCCARWLALLALSLFVPCMCCYLPLRGCLRCGERCGCCGGKHKAVR; encoded by the exons ATGGAGGGCGA TGTGCGTGTCCGTGCAGTGGTGATGACACGTGATGACTCTAGTGGCGGCTGGGTGCCCCTTGGAGGCGGTGGCCTGAGCCACGTCGTCATCTGTAAGGGGCGGAGCTCGGAAGGCAGAGGACGGAGGGAATATGTCATCCGTGGGGAGCGGCTGCGTGATcgagca CCCGTGCTTGAGTGTGCTGTTCAGAAGGGTTTGGTCTACAACAAGGTGAATCCCATCTTCCACCACTGGCGTGTGGATGAGAGGAAGTTTGGCCTGACTTTCCAGAGTCCAGCTGATGCCGTCTCATTTGAGAAAGGCCTTCAAAGTGTCCTTGACAAGCTGGACAGAG GATCTGACTCACCTTCTTCGTCCACACCAGAAGAGGGAGACACTGAAGACGATGGTCAAGCAGTGagtctttttcctgttttctttatAAACCGTATCACCACTGTATCAACTAACTTATGCCAAAGCCAGCCTGAGGAAAATAAAGCCT CTGGATCTACACTTTTGATGATTTGCAGTCTGTCTTAGTCTCACACAGGCAGTGAGTCGTCCTCCAACAGCAGGAAGGAGATGTTGCCCAAGCCCATCACCATAGTGACCAGCGAGTCCTCCTCAACCTGTTTTATGCGCTCTGCAGCGGAGGAGTTCGGGTATGGGGCGGGGCATATTggcaccacccacacccctgcccAG GTGCATACAAGGCCTGCCCAGCACCAGCTCGCTCAAGTAACGGCCGTGTTGAACCctccggccccgccccctcctcctcctgctcctcccacTCCTCCCCTGGCTCCTACTgcttcttctcccctctcccctaCAATCTCCCTGCTGGAGGAGGGTGACTTACGCAGTCTCGACCCATGCAAGGACCTGTGGGGCTCGCGGGGTTACGAGGATTACCGGCGAGCTGGGGCCACGCGGACCAAGGTGGGGGGCCTGAcgggtggtgtggtggtgggaGGTGGGCCGGACAAGTCGGAGCTGTGTGTGGTGCGCTTCCAGAAGGAGCTGGCGGGGGTGGGGACCACGGGCTGTGAGGTCACTGTTCGGCTGGACACCAAAGGCTCTCAGCGGCGCTCTTCGCCCACCTGCACGTCCAATGCCGCGCCAGGAGCGTCCTCGGCCGGCGGCTCCCCGCCTGAGACGGGCAAAGGCTCGCCCTCACCCTGCTGCATCCACACCTCGCTCGCCACACCCCGCTCCCGGACTCGCAAGCGAGGCGGCAGCAGCGGGGGCGGAGCCTCCGGGGGAGGTGACGCGGTTTCTCCCGACGACGACAGCCCGTGCCCGCAgggctcctcctcctgctcgtCCCGCTGCGTGTACTGCCGGTCGGTGTTCAGCGCCTCGGAGAACGGACGCGGGCGCTGCCGGGACGCCCCGGACCCTGCTCTGCGCTGCCTGCGCCAgtggacgtgtgtgtggtgcgcgGAGAGCCTGCTCTACCACTGCATGTCGGACTCGGAGGGCGAGTTCTGGGAGCCGTGCTCGTGCGAGGACTCGCTGGGCCGGCGGCCCCACCCGCTCTGCTGCGCCCGCTGGCTGGCCCTGCTGGCTCTGTCCCTCTTTGTGCCCTGCATGTGCTGCTACCTGCCTCTGCGCGGCTGCCTGCGCTGCGGAGAGCGCTGTGGCTGCTGTGGGGGGAAGCACAAGGCGGTGCGGTGA